The DNA sequence GCCAGGGGCTTGTCGTGGCCGAATCTCTCGTCGAAGGTCCGCTTGAGGTCGTAACCGTGCCGGGGGCCGGCCTCCAGGAGGCCGAGGAGTGCGTGACTGATGGACATGCCGAGGACTATACACGCGGTGTATACGCTCGATGTATACACGCGGTGCAGAGATGATCTTCAGGCGGTTTGCGCCCATTCGAAGGGACCGGCGGGCGTACGGAGCGCGGTTCGGGACGGGGGCCCCGGGCGGCTGGCACGTTGTGGGCATCGGCCCCGCACCCGAAAGGCCCGCCATGCACGCACCCCCCACCGGCGTCACCGCAGCGCTCCCGCCCCAGCAGTCCGCCCCCGCGGGACAGCCGGGGGCGGAGCCGTCCCCCGAGGCCCCGCATCCGGTCCCGTGGTGGGCGTGGACCCTGGCCGGCGGGCTCTTCGTCCTCTACGCGGCGCTGTCGCTGCGGACCCACGCGCGCCTGCACTCCCACAGCTTCGACCTGGCGATCTTCGAACAGGCCGTCCGCTCCTACGCCGTGGGCCGGTTGCCGGTCTCGGAGGTCAAGGGGCCGGACTTCCCGGTCCTGGGCGACCACTTCAGCCCCGTCCTGGCCGTCCTGGCCCCCCTGTACCGGATCTTCCCCTCGGCGCGGACCCTCCTCGTGGCACAGGCCGCGCTGGTCGCCGTCAGCGTGCTCCCGCTGACCCTCTGGGCGCGCCGGACGCTGGGCGACGCGGCCGCCGTGGTGATCGGGCTCTGTTACGGGCTCTCGTGGGGCATCGCGAACGCGATCGGCTTCGACTTCCACGAATGGGCCTTCGCCGTACCGCTCCTGGCCTGCTCGCTGGCCGCGCTGGGCAGCGGGCGGCTGCGCGCCGCCGTGTGCTGGGCGCTGCCGCTGGTGCTGGTGAAGGAGGACCTCGGGCTGACCGTGGCCGCGATCGGCGGGCTCATCGCGTGGCGCGGCGGCCGGGGCGGGCGCCGACTGGGCATCGCCCTCGCCGTGACGGGCGCGGCGTGGACGCTGCTGGCCATGACGGTGGTGCTGCCGGCCCTGAGCCCGAGCGGCTCGTACTTCTACGCCTCCTTCCTGGGCGGGGGCGGTGGCGGGGCCGCCGCCGGGGCGGAGGCCGGGGGCGGCTTCGGGGACCTGCTGTTCAAGGCCACGATCGGGCTCGTCACCCCCGACATCAAGGTGGCCACCCTGCTGACGGTGCTGGCGCCGACCCTGTTCCTGGCCCTGCGCTCCCCGCTGGTGCTGGTGGCCGTGCCGGGGCTGCTGTGGCGGGGGATCTCCGACTATCCGGCCCACTGGGGGACCGGGTACCACTACTCCCTCACGGTGATGCCGATCGTGTTCGCCGCCTTCGTCGACGCCCTGGCGAGGCGCGGCACCACCACCGCCGGGCTGCGGCGCTACCTGGCGGGCGCGGCCGGGGTCTGCCTGCTGCTGCTGCCGGTGCACTCGCTGGGGCAGTTGGGGCGGCCGGACTTCTGGCGGACCGACCCCCGGGTGGCCGTGGCGCAGCGGCTGATGGACCGGATCCCGGACGGGGCCACCGTCCAGGCCTCGGACGGGCTGGTCCCCCACCTGGCGAACCGTACGAGCGTCAGCCTGCACGGCTGGGCGGACAGCCGGGCCGACCCCGAGTGGATCATCGTGGACACCGAGGTGGCACCGGAGCGGCGGTGGCCGCTGTCGCTGATCGACGAGTCCATCGCCCTCGGCCGGGCCCGGAGCGAGGGGTACCGGACGGTGGCCCAGGAGGACGGCTTCGTGCTGCTCAACCGGCCTTCTTAGCGGGCCTGACGCCGGTCCGTCCGCCCGTCCGCCGGTCCGCCCGTCCGCCCGTCCGCCGGTCCGCCGGGTCCGGTGTCCGGTGGGCCGTCCCGGCGGGCTCAGGAATCCGGAGTGGCGCGGGGGCGGCCCCGGGGCGCGATCGGGCCCGCCCCGCCGGGGAGGCGGCCGGCCTCGGCCAGGGCGCGGCGGAGCAGGAACTCGATCTGCGCGTTGGCGCTGCGCAGTTCCTCCCCGGCCCACCGCGCGAGCGCGTCGTGCACCTGCGGGTCGAGCCGCAGCAGCACTTGCTTGCGGGCCTGTCGTCCGGCCGCCTTGGGGGGCACGGCGGGCGCCTCGCCCGCGCCGGAACCGCCCGCGCCGGACTCGGCTGCCCCGGAGCCGGTCGGGTCGGTGGGGGCCGCCCGGTCGCCGGGGGAGTCCGTGCCGTCGTCGGGGATCACTGGTAGAGGGTGCCCGTGTTGATGACCGGCTGGGCCGCGCGGTCGCCGCACAGGACCACCATCAGGTTGGACACCATCGCCGCCTTCCGTTCCGGATCGAGGTCCACGATCTCCTGCTCCGCGAGGCGGGTCAGGGCGAGCTCGACCATACCGACCGCGCCCTCGACGATCTGCTTGCGCGCCGCGACGATCGCTCCCGCCTGCTGCCGCTGGAGCATCGCGGAGGCGATTTCCGGGGCGTACGCGAGGTGGGTGAAGCGGGATTCGATGATGTGGACGCCGGCCGCCTCGACGCGGGTGGACAGTTCGACGGCGAGCTTCTCGGTGATCTCCTCGGCGTTGCCGCGCAGCGACAGGCCGCCGTCCTCGTGGGCGTCGTAGGGGTACTCGATCGCGATGTGCCGGACGGCCGCCTCGGTCTGGGTCTCGACGAACTCGGTGAAGTCTTCGACCTCGAAGACGGCCCGGGCGGTGTCCTCGACCCGCCAGACCACCACGGCCGCCAGCTCGATCGGGTTGCCGTAGGCGTCGTTGACCTTCATGACGGCCGTCTCGTGGTTGCGGACCCGGGTGGACAGGGGCCGGCGGGAGGTCAGCGGGTTGACCCAGCGCAGTCCGTCGGTGCGGACGGTGCCGCGGTAGCGGCCGAACAGCTGGACCACGCGGGCCTCGCCCGGCGAGACCGTGTTCAGCCCGCCCATGGCGATGAGGGCGGCGAGGATCACGACGACGCCCGCCGCGATCAGGCCCACCTTGGCGCCGTCGGTCCCGGACACCGCGCCGAGCGCGATCAGGCCCGCCCCGGCCGCGACTCCCGCCAGGCCGAGCAGCAGCGCGAGCCCGCCGCCCACGCTCCGCGCGGGGAACTCCCGTACGCCGGTCTCGGTACCGCCCGTGGTGTTCGTCATCTTCTGCCCCGTTTCCTTCGGTTGCGGCTGGTCGAGCCGCTTAGCAAAGTGATATCACTTTTTTGGGCCCGATGGGAGCCGGGTGGGAAGGGGGCGGGCCGGACGGTGGGAAGGTGGTGCGGGTCCGGCAACCTCCGGGGTTCCGGGTGCGTCGGTTCCGGTGGGACGGGTGCTCATTGTCACGTCCGAATTGCCCTGTATGTCCATTGGTTGGCCGGTTTTTGTCACAGCCTGCGGTGTTAGCTTTCTGAGCTGACGTCGGGGGGTTATCGAGCGGAGCGGGAGCGATGGGCCGAGCAGAAGCGCGAAGGGCGCAGCAGCAGCGCGGTGCACGACGAGCGCCGCGCGGGCGCGGCAAGAGCAGGGGCGGGAAGCCCACCGGCATACGCCGCTTCTTCACCTGGAGGAAGGTGCTCGGCACCCTCTTCGGGGCGATGCTCCTCGGCATGGCGGCCCTGGTCGGCCTGTACTTCTACGTGGAACTGCCGGACCCGAAGGCCGACGCGCTGACGCAGAACAACGTCTACAAGCTCTCCGACGGCTCGGTCATGGCCCGTGTCGGCGCGATGAACCGTCAGATCGTGTCGATCGACAAGGTTCCGAAGAACGTCCAGACGGCCTTCATCGCGATCGAGAACAAGTCCTTCTACAGCGACCGGGGCATCGACCTCAAGGGCATCGGCCGCGGCCTGTTCAACACCGTCACCGGCAAGGGCAAGGCGGGCGGTTCGACGATCACCCAGCAGTACGTCAAGAACTTCTACCTGACGCAGGACCAGACGGCGACCCGCAAGCTGAAGGAGCTGATCATCTCCCTCAAGGTCGACCAGGAGTTGGAGAAGCCCGAGATCCTCGCGGGTTACCTGAACACCAACTTCTACGGGCGCAACGCCTACGGCATCCAGGCCGCGGCCCAGGCCTACTACGGGGTCGACGCCGACAAGCTGACCCTGGAACAGGGCGCGTACCTCGCCGCCCTCCTCCAGGCCCCCAGCCAGTACGACTGGGCGACCGCCGGCCCGAACGGCAAGAAGCTGGTCATGATCCGCTTCAACGGCGTCCTCGACAACATGGTCGAGATGGGCGAGCTGGACCCGGCCAAGCGCCGGGAGATGAAGTTCCAGGAGCCGATCAAGCCCAAGGCGGCCGCCGGCTCGGAGGGCCAGAAGGGCTATCTGATCCAGGCCGCCGACGAGGAGCTCAAGCGGCAGACCGGCATGACGGACGCTCAGCTCAAGGCGGGCGGCTGGGAGATCACCCTCTCCATCGACCCGAAGAAGCAGGCGGCGCTGGAGAAGGCCGTCCAGGACGAGCTGGAATCGAAGCTCGACCGCAAGGGCCGTCCCGTCGACGCCGCCGTGCAGGCGGGTGCCACCTCCGTGGACCCGAAGACCGGCATGATCGTCGCGATGTACGGCGGCACCGGACAGAGCGAGCAGTGGGCCAGCAACGCCCTGCGCAAGGACTTCCAGCCGGGCTCGACCTTCAAGCCGGTCGTGCTCGCCTCCGCCCTCGAGCGCAAGGCGAGCACGCAGGAGGGGAAGCCGATCACGCCCAACGCCCTCTACGACGGCACCAGCAAGCGCCCCGTGGTCGGCAGCGACACCCCGTTCAACCCGCAGAACCAGGACGACCGCGACTACGGCGACCCGATGATGACGGTGCAGTCCGCCACCAACTCCTCGGTGAACTCCGTGTACGCCCAGATGATCGTGGACGTCGGGCCGAAGTACGCGAAGAAGACCGCCCTGGAACTCGGCATGAAGGACCGCGACGGCTGGCCCGAGGACAGGCCCGCCATGTCGCTCGGCACCATGAGCGCCGACACCCTGGAGATGGCCGGCGTCTACGCCACCTTCGACAACCACGGCAAGAAGGTCACGCCGAGCATCATCAAGTCCGCCGAGCACGCGACCCGCGAGTACAAGCCCGTCCGCGCCGTCGGCACCCAGGCCATCAGCCGCAAGACCGCCGACACCGTCACCAAGGTGCTCACCGGCGTCGTCGAGGACGGCTCCGGCAAGGCCGTGAAGAGCTCGGCCTACGAGGCCGCGGGCAAGACCGGCACCACCGAGAAGAACGTGGCCGCCTGGTTCACCGGCTTCACCCCGGAACTGGTCACCGTCGTCGCGATGTTCGGAGACGAGCCCGGTACCCACATCCAGACCAGCCTGACCGGTACCGCCGGCGGCGGACGCGCGGGCGGCTCCAGCTTCCCGGCCGCGATCTGGAAGGAGTACACGCTCGCCGCGCTCAAGGGCGCCGACACGGGCTCCTTCGACCTGGAAGAGGCCGACATGGGCAAGGTCCAGTCGTCGAGCCCCACCAGCTCCCCGTCGAGCACGCCGAGCAAGTCCGCGAGCGGCACCCCGTCGCCCAGCAGCACCCCGTCGCCGAGCCGGACGCCGAGCGGGACCCCGTCGCCGAGCCGGACGCCGAGCGGGACCCCGTCGCCGAGCCGGACGCCGAGCGGCACGCCGTCGCCGAGCGGGACCAAGTCCAACTCGCCGAAGCCCCCGCCGTCGGACCGGGAACCGGAGCGGTAGCCACCGCAGGACCCCGCCCCGTACACACCACTGCCCCGCGGCTTCGTGCCGGCGGGGCAGTGGTGCGTACGGACCGGGTGGCGGCCCGGTCAGCGGCGCTCGGGCGCGCCCGGCGCACCCGGCGCACCCGGTACGGGCGGCAGGGCCAGCTCGAACCAGACGACCTTGCCGCTGCTCAACCGGGTGGCACCCCAGCGGCGGGCCATCCGGTTGACCAGGAACAGGCCGCGGCCGCCCTCGTCGTCGTCGCGCGCCCGGCGCTGGCGCGGCAGCTGCGGGGAGTCGTCGCCGACCTCGCAGCGCAGTACGTCCGTCCGCAGGAGGCGCAGGGTCACCGGCCGCTCGGCGTACCGCACGGCATTCGTCACGACCTCGCTGACCAGGAGCTCCAGGGAGTCCTCCAGCTCCTCCAGACCCCAGCGCGCCAGCGCGCGGCGGGCGAACCGGCGGGCCCGGCCCGGAGCGGTCTCCTCCGGGTCCAGGAACCAGTACGCCACGTCGCTGGGCGCGATCCCGTCGAACCGGGCCGCGAGCAGCGCGATGTCGTCGTCCCGGTCACCGGGGCCGAGCATGTCCAGGATGTCGTCGCACAGGGCCTCCAGCGGCGGCGGGTGGTCCAGGCCCGTCAGCTGCGCCGTGGTGGCCAGGCGCTCGCGGAGCTGCTCGATGCCGGTCCAGACGTCGCGCAGCCGGGACTCGACGAGGCCGTCGGTGTAGAGCACGAGGGTGGCCCCGGCCGGGGCGTCCAGCTCCACGGCCTCGAAGTCCACGCCGCCGACGCCGATGGGGGCGCCGGGGGGCACGCGCAGCACCTCGGCGCGGCCGCCCAGGTGCAGCAGGACCGGCGGCGGGTGGCCGGCGTTGGCGATGGTGATCCGGTGCGAGACCGGGTCGTAGACGGCGTAGAGGCAGGTGGCCATCCGGTCGGAGCCCAGGCGCTGCGCCTGCTCGTCCAGGTGGTGCAGGACCTCGGCGGGCGGCAGGTCGAGCTGCGCCAGCGTCTGGGCCGTCGTGCGGAGTTGTCCCATGATCGCGGCGGAGGTCATGGAGTGGCCCATGACGTCGCCGACGACGAGTGCGACCCGGCTGCCGGGCAGGGGTATGGCGTCGTACCAGTCGCCGCCGACCCGGGCCGTCTCGGCGGCGGGCAGGTAGCGGCTGGCGAGGCGGACCCCGGTGGGCTGGGGGAGGCTGTCGGGCAGCATCGTGCGCTGGAGCTCGTCGGCGATGTACGCCTCGCGGCCGTAGAGCACGGCCTTGTCGATGCCCAGCGCGGTGTGGGTGGCCAGCTGCGCGGCGACCAGCAGGTCGTTCGTCTCGAAGGCGGGCCGCTCGGGGGTGCGCAGGAACACCGCCGCGCCGATGACGCGGCGGCGGCCCCGCAGCGGGGCGAGGATGGCCCGCTGCCCGCGCGGGACCGGGTGCTCCGCGCCCAGCAGCTCGGGCAGGGCGGCCCGGGCGGCGGCGGAGGACCCGAAGACGGGCCGTACGCCGCGCAGCACCTCGGCGAGGGCCCCGCCGGGGCGGATCTCGCACAGCTCGGCCGCGGGCAGGTCACCCTGCGGGCCGACCAGGGCGAGCTGGCTGAAGTCGAGCTCGCCGTCGGGGGTCATCGCGCCGACGGTGCCGGCTCCCGCTCCGGATCCGGCTCCCGCGCCGGCTCCCGCTCCGGTGAACTCGTCGATCGGCCGGAGCCGGTCGGTTCGGCGGAGCCTTAAAACGACCGGTCCGACGGGCCGCTCGTCGCCGACGGGGAGGGGATCGCGCAGGTAGACGAGGATGGCGTCGGAGAATGTGGGCACAGTGGCCCGGCACAGGCCGAGCACGATCTCGTCGAGGTCGATCCCGCGCGCGATCCGCCGGGTGGCGGCTCCGACGAACCGCAGCCGGTCGCCTTCCCGCCGCGCGATGGTCGCGTCGACCCCGATGCCGCTGACGGGTCCGTGCGCGGTCCCGGACGTGCCGGAGCCCGGTCCGGACGCGGATCCGGGCCGACCCGTCTCGCGGGCGGTCTCGCGGGCGGCTTCGCCGTCGCGGGTGCGCGCACTGCCGGCCTCGGCGGCCGCGGCCTCGTCACGGCCGGCCCGGACCCGGGCGGCGCCCTGGCCGGGCCCGGCGGGGGAATCGCCGGGCTCCCCGGCACCGTCGGAGGCGGACGGCGCCTCCGCCGTGGCGCGGGGGCGGGGCAGGTCCGCCGCCTGGGGCTGCGCATGCGTGCGCACGGCCTCGGCCGCCGGGAGCGGGGCCTTGCCGTGGCCCAGTTCCTCCGTGCCGTGGCCGGACTCGTCCGTCCGACCGCCGGAGGCAACCGGCTGGGGGCCCTCCTGAGAGGTGGGGTACTCCGTCACGCGTGGCATTCCGTCCGTTTGCGCTCGATGTGCGCTGCACTCAACTCGGTCAGTCGCGGTATACCCGCTCAGCGGCGGGGACACCATCACCCCGCGTTTCCGCGTCCCGCTCGTTACCTCTCGCTATCGCGTCGGCCTAGGTCAAATGCTGTTCTGCCGGCGACATTTGACCCCCGGCACCCCGGTGCGGGACGATCCTACGATTGCCCCCCGGGGGCGCATCAAGGGTCTCATGAGGTCATATGCGCCGGGGTGCGGTCCCAGTCCTCCGGCAGGGCCGGTACGCCCCAGGCCGGGTCCGGTCGCCAATCCTGCCAGCCTTCGGAGAACGGCGGACCCCAGGCCCGGATCACGTCCACCGCCGCGCGGCCGGCGTCCCGTACGCGCCGGGCCTGTTCCGGGTCCATCAGACCGGATCGCTGGGCCTGCGCGAATTCGTCCTCGTCCAGCCACTTCCAGCTTCGGTCAGGGTAGACGGCGATGTCGAGGAAGTGGTCCACGGAGTCCACCCCGCCGGCCCACCGGGACCTGGGCTCCTCCAGATTCACGTACCAGTTCTTGAGCCGCCAGCCGGGCCCCCAGAACAGCCACACCGACCACGGCTCCCCGGGCCGTGCCAGCTTCAGCACCCCCGCCCCGAACCAGCGTGACCGTACGGTGGTCCGCGGCGCGGTGTACCGGGTGGCGAGCGGCTCCTCGTGGACCGGGGTCCCGTCGGCGAGCACCGGCTTGACGCACTCGGTCCCGGGGGCCATCCACACCGCGAGCAGATCGTCGGTGTCGGTCACCACCGTCACGGGCCGGCAGATGTGGACGGCGCCCTTCGCGCCGGGCGCGTGATCGCGGTAGCGCCAGAGGATCTGCTCCCCGGGCGCCCAGCGGACGCCCTCGGCGGTGCCCCGCTCCACGGTCCGCTCCGCACTCCGTGCCGCGCCCCGTGCCGCGCCCCGTGCCGAGCTCCGCGCACTGCCGCCCCCGCGGCCTCCGGTACCTGTCATGGGCAGATCTTAGGGCTGGGGTCCGGAGGATCGCTGCGCTGCAGGTCACCGAGGTGCCCGGGGGCGGGAAACGACCGGATCCGGACCCCGGGACGGGGCGGCCGCGCCGGGGTCAGGGGCGGGTCATCCGCAGCACGTCCAGTGCTTCGTCGAGCTGCTCCAGGGTGAGGTCGCCGCGGTCCACGTAGCCCGACTCCAGGACGACCTCGCGGATCGTCTTGCGCTCCGCGAGGGACTTCTTGGCGACCTTGGCGGCCTCCTCGTAGCCGATGTACCGGTTCAGCGGGGTCACCACGGAGGGCGAGGACTCGGCGTACTCCCTGGCCCGGGCCGTGTTGGCGGTGATTCCGTCCACGGTGCGGTCGGCCAGCAGGCGGCTCACGGAGCCCAGCAGCCGGATGGATTCCAGGAGGTTGCGGGCCATCACGGGGAGCATCACGTTGAGCTCGAAGTTGCCCGCGGCGCCCGCCACGGCGACCGCCGCGTCGTTCCCCATCACCTGGGCGGCGACCATCAGCGCGGCCTCGGGGACGACCGGATTGACCTTCCCGGGCATGATCGAGGACCCCGGCTGGAGATCCGGGAGATTGATTTCGGCCAATCCGGTGCGCGGGCCCGAGGCCATCCAGCGCAGGTCGTTGCAGATCTTGGTGAGGGAGACGGCGACCGTACGGAGCATTCCGGACGTCTCGACGAGGGCGTCCCGTGCCCCCTGGGCCTCGAAGTGGTCCCGGGCCTCGGTCAGCGGCAGCCCCGTCGCCGCGGCCACCTCGGCGATCACGGCCGCGGAGAACCCGGGCGGGGTGTTGATCCCGGTGCCCACGGCCGTTCCGCCCAGGGGCAGTTCGGCCAGCCGCGGCAGCGCCGCGCGCAGTCGCTCGACTCCATAGCGGAGCTGGACCGCGTATCCACCGAACTCCTGGCCCAGGGTGACCGGGGTGGCGTCCATCAGGTGCGTCCGGCCGGCCTTGACCACCTGGGAGAACTCGGCGGACTTGCGCTCCATCGCGCCGGCCAGGTGCTCCAGGGCGGGGATGAGCTCGCCGGTGACGGCGGCGGTGGCCGCGATGTGGATGGAGGACGGGAAGACGTCGTTGGAGCTCTGCGAGGCGTTGACGTGGTCGTTGGGGTGGACGGCGCGGCCGAGCCGCTCGGCGGCCAGGGTGGCGATCACCTCGTTGGCGTTCATATTGGACGAGGTGCCGGAACCCGTCTGAAACACGTCCACCGGGAAGTGCTCGTCCCAGCGGCCGTCGGCGACCTCTTCGGCCGCCGAGACGATCGCGGCGGCGATGTCCTCGTCGACCACGCCGAGCCGGGCGTTGACGGTGGCGGCCGCGGCCTTGATCCGGGCCAGGGCCTCGATGTGGGCGCGCTCCAGGCGCAGTCCGGAGATGGGGAAGTTCTCCACGGCGCGCTGGGTCTGAGCTCGCCATTTGGCGTGCGCGGGGACCCGTACGTCGCCCATGGAGTCGTGCTCGGTGCGGTACTCCGCGGAGCCCTCGGTCGGTTGCTGATCATCGGTCATCTGTGGTGCCTCCTCAAAAAGTTGAGCAATTGTCTTGTTCGGACTGTTCCCAACTCGCCTACCGGCCAGTAAATACCGGGGGTAACACTGAGATCGGGGAGGCGCTCATGGCACGTGTCCGTACACAATCCAGGTTCAGATCTACCTTCGCCGCCGTCGCGGCGGTCGCGGCCGCCCTCGGGGGCATCACCGCCATCACTCCCATGGCCCAGGCGGCAACAGCCGCCGGGTCCTCCGCCGGGGCCGCCGTCACGCCCCTCACGCCCGAACTGGAGGCCATCCGGGCCGCCGAGGCCGTCAAGATCTACGGCGACTCCGCGATCCGCCCGCTCGCGGACCGCAAGACCGGTCTGATCTCGCTCGGCGACAGCGAGATCTCCGGCGAGGGCGTCGGCAACTACGACCCCGCCACCAACACCTCGTCCAACCAGTGCCACCGGTCGCCCGACGCGGCGATCCACCGCACCGGCATCGCGGCCGACTACACCTTCAACGCGGCCTGCTCCGGCGGCTACACGGGCAACATCAAGATCGGCGGCAGCAAGCAGTACGCCGACGAGCTGGTGCAGAGCGACAGCCTGGCCATCAAGGCCCGCAACACCAAGATCAAGATGGTGCTGCTGGTCGCCGGAGCCAACGACGACCTGCAGTTCGGCCCGGTCATGACCGACTGCGTCACCCGCTGGGTGCTCAGTCAGGGCACCTGCGAGCCGAAGTACGGTCCGGGCTGGCAGGCACGCGTCGACGGGCTGAAGCCCAAGGTGCAGTCGACGATCGGCGACCTCAAGACCGTCATGCGCGACGCCGGTTACGCCGACACCGACTACAAACTGGTCGTGATGGGCTACCCCAGCCCGATCGGCCCCGACTTCAACGACAACCCCGACTTCCCCGGCAAGCTTCCCGGAGGCTGCGCCGGATACGACTCCGACGCCACCTGGGGCCGCAACTACGCGGTGCCCACCTTCGAGAAGGGCATGCGCGCGGCCGCCCTCGCCGCGGGCGCGACCTACCTCGACAACTCGCGGCTCTTCCAGGGCCACGAGGTCTGCATGGAGGACACCTGGGCCCGCGGCCTCTACCTCGACCTCGGGGACCACTTCCCGTGGGACGAGAACACCGCCCGGCAGTCCTTCCACCCCAACTACCGCGGCCACGGCGCCTTCGCGTCCTGTCTGACCCAGCTCTACTCCTCCGGCCTGCGCGAGGCCTCCTGCGCCGACCCGGCGAGCACCGGGACCCCCGTCCTGCAGGCCGGGGCCTGGGACGACCTCTACAAGCCGCTGAAGAACGAGGCGACGGGCAACTGCCTCGACTCCAACGGCGGCGCCAGCGCCAACAACACCAAGGTCCTCGGCTGGGACTGCCACGGCGGCCGCAACCAGGGCTGGTGGTACGACTCCGCGAAGAAGTCCCTGCACGTCGAGCTCACCCACGACCGCTGCCTGGACGCGCCCGGCGCCAACTACGGCGGCGGCACCGCACTGATCATCTGGAACTGCCACGGCGGCGCCAACCAGCAGTTCGTCCGCGACGGAGCCACCTTCCGGCCCGCCGCCGCCCCGGGCATGTGCCTGACGGTGGCCGCGGCCCACGAGCCGCTGCGCCTCCAGACCTGCAACGGCTCGGCCAACCAGCGCTTCGTGTAACCCCTCCGGCAACCCCCTCCGGACCCGCACCCCCGTAGGTTCCGGCGCCCGGACGACCGCCACATCCGGACGACCGCCACATCCAGACGACCGCCACACCCCAACGACCCCCC is a window from the Streptomyces sp. NBC_01244 genome containing:
- a CDS encoding transglycosylase domain-containing protein, with the protein product MGRAEARRAQQQRGARRAPRGRGKSRGGKPTGIRRFFTWRKVLGTLFGAMLLGMAALVGLYFYVELPDPKADALTQNNVYKLSDGSVMARVGAMNRQIVSIDKVPKNVQTAFIAIENKSFYSDRGIDLKGIGRGLFNTVTGKGKAGGSTITQQYVKNFYLTQDQTATRKLKELIISLKVDQELEKPEILAGYLNTNFYGRNAYGIQAAAQAYYGVDADKLTLEQGAYLAALLQAPSQYDWATAGPNGKKLVMIRFNGVLDNMVEMGELDPAKRREMKFQEPIKPKAAAGSEGQKGYLIQAADEELKRQTGMTDAQLKAGGWEITLSIDPKKQAALEKAVQDELESKLDRKGRPVDAAVQAGATSVDPKTGMIVAMYGGTGQSEQWASNALRKDFQPGSTFKPVVLASALERKASTQEGKPITPNALYDGTSKRPVVGSDTPFNPQNQDDRDYGDPMMTVQSATNSSVNSVYAQMIVDVGPKYAKKTALELGMKDRDGWPEDRPAMSLGTMSADTLEMAGVYATFDNHGKKVTPSIIKSAEHATREYKPVRAVGTQAISRKTADTVTKVLTGVVEDGSGKAVKSSAYEAAGKTGTTEKNVAAWFTGFTPELVTVVAMFGDEPGTHIQTSLTGTAGGGRAGGSSFPAAIWKEYTLAALKGADTGSFDLEEADMGKVQSSSPTSSPSSTPSKSASGTPSPSSTPSPSRTPSGTPSPSRTPSGTPSPSRTPSGTPSPSGTKSNSPKPPPSDREPER
- the fomD gene encoding cytidylyl-2-hydroxypropylphosphonate hydrolase, which produces MTGTGGRGGGSARSSARGAARGAARSAERTVERGTAEGVRWAPGEQILWRYRDHAPGAKGAVHICRPVTVVTDTDDLLAVWMAPGTECVKPVLADGTPVHEEPLATRYTAPRTTVRSRWFGAGVLKLARPGEPWSVWLFWGPGWRLKNWYVNLEEPRSRWAGGVDSVDHFLDIAVYPDRSWKWLDEDEFAQAQRSGLMDPEQARRVRDAGRAAVDVIRAWGPPFSEGWQDWRPDPAWGVPALPEDWDRTPAHMTS
- a CDS encoding DUF2079 domain-containing protein, which gives rise to MHAPPTGVTAALPPQQSAPAGQPGAEPSPEAPHPVPWWAWTLAGGLFVLYAALSLRTHARLHSHSFDLAIFEQAVRSYAVGRLPVSEVKGPDFPVLGDHFSPVLAVLAPLYRIFPSARTLLVAQAALVAVSVLPLTLWARRTLGDAAAVVIGLCYGLSWGIANAIGFDFHEWAFAVPLLACSLAALGSGRLRAAVCWALPLVLVKEDLGLTVAAIGGLIAWRGGRGGRRLGIALAVTGAAWTLLAMTVVLPALSPSGSYFYASFLGGGGGGAAAGAEAGGGFGDLLFKATIGLVTPDIKVATLLTVLAPTLFLALRSPLVLVAVPGLLWRGISDYPAHWGTGYHYSLTVMPIVFAAFVDALARRGTTTAGLRRYLAGAAGVCLLLLPVHSLGQLGRPDFWRTDPRVAVAQRLMDRIPDGATVQASDGLVPHLANRTSVSLHGWADSRADPEWIIVDTEVAPERRWPLSLIDESIALGRARSEGYRTVAQEDGFVLLNRPS
- a CDS encoding SPFH domain-containing protein, coding for MTNTTGGTETGVREFPARSVGGGLALLLGLAGVAAGAGLIALGAVSGTDGAKVGLIAAGVVVILAALIAMGGLNTVSPGEARVVQLFGRYRGTVRTDGLRWVNPLTSRRPLSTRVRNHETAVMKVNDAYGNPIELAAVVVWRVEDTARAVFEVEDFTEFVETQTEAAVRHIAIEYPYDAHEDGGLSLRGNAEEITEKLAVELSTRVEAAGVHIIESRFTHLAYAPEIASAMLQRQQAGAIVAARKQIVEGAVGMVELALTRLAEQEIVDLDPERKAAMVSNLMVVLCGDRAAQPVINTGTLYQ
- a CDS encoding ATP-binding SpoIIE family protein phosphatase, with protein sequence MTEYPTSQEGPQPVASGGRTDESGHGTEELGHGKAPLPAAEAVRTHAQPQAADLPRPRATAEAPSASDGAGEPGDSPAGPGQGAARVRAGRDEAAAAEAGSARTRDGEAARETARETGRPGSASGPGSGTSGTAHGPVSGIGVDATIARREGDRLRFVGAATRRIARGIDLDEIVLGLCRATVPTFSDAILVYLRDPLPVGDERPVGPVVLRLRRTDRLRPIDEFTGAGAGAGAGSGAGAGTVGAMTPDGELDFSQLALVGPQGDLPAAELCEIRPGGALAEVLRGVRPVFGSSAAARAALPELLGAEHPVPRGQRAILAPLRGRRRVIGAAVFLRTPERPAFETNDLLVAAQLATHTALGIDKAVLYGREAYIADELQRTMLPDSLPQPTGVRLASRYLPAAETARVGGDWYDAIPLPGSRVALVVGDVMGHSMTSAAIMGQLRTTAQTLAQLDLPPAEVLHHLDEQAQRLGSDRMATCLYAVYDPVSHRITIANAGHPPPVLLHLGGRAEVLRVPPGAPIGVGGVDFEAVELDAPAGATLVLYTDGLVESRLRDVWTGIEQLRERLATTAQLTGLDHPPPLEALCDDILDMLGPGDRDDDIALLAARFDGIAPSDVAYWFLDPEETAPGRARRFARRALARWGLEELEDSLELLVSEVVTNAVRYAERPVTLRLLRTDVLRCEVGDDSPQLPRQRRARDDDEGGRGLFLVNRMARRWGATRLSSGKVVWFELALPPVPGAPGAPGAPERR
- a CDS encoding class II fumarate hydratase, which translates into the protein MTDDQQPTEGSAEYRTEHDSMGDVRVPAHAKWRAQTQRAVENFPISGLRLERAHIEALARIKAAAATVNARLGVVDEDIAAAIVSAAEEVADGRWDEHFPVDVFQTGSGTSSNMNANEVIATLAAERLGRAVHPNDHVNASQSSNDVFPSSIHIAATAAVTGELIPALEHLAGAMERKSAEFSQVVKAGRTHLMDATPVTLGQEFGGYAVQLRYGVERLRAALPRLAELPLGGTAVGTGINTPPGFSAAVIAEVAAATGLPLTEARDHFEAQGARDALVETSGMLRTVAVSLTKICNDLRWMASGPRTGLAEINLPDLQPGSSIMPGKVNPVVPEAALMVAAQVMGNDAAVAVAGAAGNFELNVMLPVMARNLLESIRLLGSVSRLLADRTVDGITANTARAREYAESSPSVVTPLNRYIGYEEAAKVAKKSLAERKTIREVVLESGYVDRGDLTLEQLDEALDVLRMTRP